A genome region from Dysgonomonadaceae bacterium PH5-43 includes the following:
- a CDS encoding Fic family protein (product_source=COG3177; cath_funfam=1.10.3290.10; cog=COG3177; pfam=PF02661; superfamily=140931) produces MHSIFNKEQQEKAAFILQSPLAKLSELYSNEIKDLAVVWCYYSGKIEGNTYTYVETEALLKDGITSEKRYEDAKMLKNLYNTFISEVEYIVKGGNQESIDERTLFRVHQSISTGLVSNEESGSLRTRAVRISGTEYVPPKSLQEIKNGLNEILFNQEQYVNPLEKAVYLHCNLARLQPFIDGNKRTARMMESIVLMNAGVIPVYSSKDADILNYRKGLIAFYETEDYTTYSDYFLNRQIERIKEIEQ; encoded by the coding sequence ATGCATTCAATATTCAACAAGGAACAACAAGAGAAAGCTGCTTTTATATTGCAAAGTCCTTTGGCTAAACTGTCGGAACTTTATTCTAATGAAATAAAAGACTTAGCAGTTGTGTGGTGTTATTATTCTGGTAAAATAGAAGGTAACACTTATACTTATGTTGAAACAGAAGCATTGTTGAAAGACGGCATCACTTCTGAGAAACGTTATGAAGATGCTAAGATGCTCAAAAACCTTTATAATACATTTATATCAGAAGTTGAATATATTGTTAAAGGGGGAAATCAAGAGAGTATTGATGAACGTACCCTTTTTAGAGTGCATCAATCTATTTCAACGGGATTGGTTTCTAATGAAGAGTCGGGTTCTTTGAGAACTCGTGCTGTTCGTATTAGCGGAACGGAATATGTCCCTCCTAAAAGTTTACAAGAGATAAAAAATGGATTAAATGAAATTCTATTTAATCAGGAGCAATACGTCAATCCATTAGAAAAGGCAGTGTATCTGCATTGTAATCTTGCACGTTTACAGCCATTTATTGATGGAAACAAGCGAACTGCTCGTATGATGGAAAGCATTGTTTTGATGAATGCGGGTGTAATTCCTGTTTATTCTTCTAAAGATGCTGACATTCTGAATTACAGGAAAGGATTGATTGCCTTTTATGAAACAGAAGATTACACTACTTATTCCGATTATTTTCTGAACAGGCAAATCGAACGCATAAAAGAAATAGAACAATGA
- a CDS encoding hypothetical protein (product_source=Hypo-rule applied; cath_funfam=1.10.287.800) gives MNRVEYYNFIEERLFTLCYRVENRGKINILDYHLHSENFYRDLLNKLYLWKLENLNSLIPNVEAIDLIDRTNKIVIQISATNTMAKINSALSKSSLLSKEYEGFSFKFISIAKDANNLRCQSYNPPMGIDFVPATDIYDVRSILQDVYNLDIDKLEIIYELIKSELGRETDALRLESNLSSVINILSKENLSSVDLNSNINSFDIDRKIDFNSLTASKEIINDYKYSHHIVDKIYAEFDKSGCNKSISVLNAIKREYVNYSSKLTGDELFNLVIANILERIIQSSNFEKIPREEMEMCVGILVVDAFIRCKIFKNPNDYNYATT, from the coding sequence ATGAATAGAGTAGAATATTATAATTTTATTGAAGAACGGCTATTCACTCTTTGCTATCGAGTCGAGAACAGAGGGAAGATAAATATTCTTGATTACCATTTGCACTCAGAAAATTTTTATAGAGATTTATTAAACAAGCTATATTTATGGAAACTTGAAAATCTGAATTCTCTGATTCCAAATGTAGAAGCCATTGACCTTATAGATCGAACAAACAAGATTGTAATTCAAATATCCGCCACAAATACAATGGCGAAGATTAATAGTGCTTTAAGCAAGTCATCTTTGTTGTCAAAAGAATACGAAGGTTTTAGTTTTAAGTTTATCTCGATCGCTAAAGATGCTAACAATCTGAGATGCCAATCATATAATCCACCTATGGGTATTGATTTTGTTCCTGCCACAGATATATATGATGTAAGGTCGATATTGCAAGATGTCTATAACTTGGATATAGACAAGCTTGAAATCATATACGAACTAATTAAAAGTGAACTCGGAAGAGAAACAGATGCTTTAAGACTTGAATCAAATCTTTCTTCAGTAATCAATATTCTTTCCAAAGAAAATCTTTCTTCAGTTGACTTAAATAGTAATATAAATAGTTTTGATATTGATCGAAAAATAGATTTCAATAGCCTTACTGCATCAAAAGAAATAATAAACGACTATAAATATAGTCATCACATAGTTGATAAGATATATGCAGAATTTGATAAGTCAGGATGTAACAAGAGTATCTCGGTTCTTAATGCGATAAAGAGAGAGTATGTTAATTATTCGTCTAAATTGACAGGCGATGAACTATTTAACCTTGTTATTGCAAATATTTTGGAGAGAATAATTCAAAGTTCTAACTTTGAAAAAATACCTCGCGAAGAGATGGAAATGTGTGTGGGCATACTTGTTGTAGATGCTTTTATAAGATGTAAGATTTTCAAGAATCCTAACGATTATAACTATGCTACTACCTGA
- a CDS encoding hypothetical protein (product_source=Hypo-rule applied; cath_funfam=1.20.58.90; cleavage_site_network=SignalP-noTM; pfam=PF14257; superfamily=52540; transmembrane_helix_parts=Outside_1_232,TMhelix_233_255,Inside_256_269), with protein MKTNKLLTILMVFAVFVICSCSRASQENALSSADVEMELVNEQGIDIVEPIDRKIIQKGNIRFKTADVNKTKSLISQAVKELNGYISEDDVYDYSDRIEHRLTVRIPADKFDILLKNISESVDKIDSKNISLLDVTEEYIDVEARIKTKKELHAKYTELLKRATKVEEILNIEREIGNLQSELESIEGRLNYLKNGISFSTLTVSYYQKTKAKFDFSSKFVDGIKNGWSVFMWFIVGLSYLWVFIIVAIVVVCLVLQRKKRKSKSNNQQ; from the coding sequence ATGAAAACAAATAAATTATTGACAATATTGATGGTATTTGCTGTCTTTGTAATTTGTTCTTGCAGTAGAGCCTCGCAAGAGAATGCTTTATCGTCGGCAGATGTCGAGATGGAGTTAGTAAATGAGCAAGGGATTGACATTGTTGAACCGATAGACAGAAAAATTATTCAGAAAGGCAATATAAGATTCAAAACAGCAGACGTTAATAAGACAAAGTCTTTAATTTCTCAGGCAGTTAAAGAGTTAAACGGTTATATATCGGAAGATGATGTTTATGATTATTCCGACCGAATTGAACATCGGTTGACTGTTCGTATTCCTGCCGACAAGTTCGATATACTCTTAAAAAACATTTCTGAAAGCGTAGATAAGATTGATAGTAAAAATATTTCCTTACTTGATGTAACAGAAGAATACATCGATGTCGAGGCACGGATAAAAACAAAAAAGGAACTTCACGCTAAATATACCGAACTCTTAAAGCGAGCAACAAAAGTAGAGGAGATACTAAACATAGAGAGAGAAATCGGTAATCTACAATCAGAGCTTGAATCTATTGAAGGGCGACTTAATTATCTGAAGAATGGAATCTCATTTAGTACATTGACTGTATCTTATTATCAAAAAACAAAAGCTAAATTTGATTTTTCTTCAAAGTTTGTAGACGGAATTAAAAATGGTTGGTCTGTCTTTATGTGGTTCATTGTGGGACTATCATACCTCTGGGTTTTCATAATTGTGGCTATTGTCGTTGTTTGTTTAGTATTACAAAGAAAAAAGAGAAAGTCTAAATCGAATAATCAACAATAA
- a CDS encoding uncharacterized protein YydD (DUF2326 family) (product_source=COG5293; cath_funfam=1.10.287.40; cog=COG5293; pfam=PF10088; superfamily=52540) produces MFLKSLIISTPTKVIREIRFHKGINLIVDESKGQITGNNVGKTTVLRLIDFCLGEEAKHIYIDPENKKTEYLLVKDYLIKNKIIITLTLGNSVDGDNEDVVIKRNFLSKPRKEIIREINGEFIAKDDFEDKLSELLLPDLKENRPTFRQVISHNIRYSDLRISNTLKTLDSYTTDAEYETLYLHLFGCDFTSGYDKQKIIEKIKTENTYKKRLEKKQSRNEYEVLLEWVNDQIEVLNKKKSNLNINEDFESDINLLNKVKYSVNSVSSEIASLNLRKNIILDAKQDFEYQKSGVDIQVLETIYQQAASLIPNLQRKFEELVTYHNQMLVQKIKFITQDLPLIENKIQEKNNDLTSLLSKEQILSEKIMQSDTFEELEGIIQELNNLFKKKGEYENVINQISEVEANIKEQNEKLKKIDEQLFAPDFESIVRNQLKKFNKFFGEISNQLYKEQYAITYNIVTNSKGQKIYKFSSFNVNHSSGKKQGEISCFDIAYTLFADEEEISCLHFLLNDKKELIYGEQLKRIAEVVNKKDIQFVASILRDKLPPELDKEEYFVVKLSQDNKLFRIENQ; encoded by the coding sequence ATGTTTTTAAAGTCTTTAATAATTTCAACCCCTACTAAGGTCATCAGAGAGATACGTTTTCATAAAGGAATAAATCTTATCGTTGATGAAAGTAAAGGTCAAATAACTGGAAATAATGTTGGCAAAACTACAGTTCTCCGTCTAATCGACTTTTGCTTGGGAGAAGAGGCTAAACATATTTATATTGATCCAGAAAACAAGAAGACGGAATATCTACTTGTTAAAGATTACCTAATAAAAAACAAAATCATAATAACTCTTACTTTAGGTAATAGTGTAGATGGAGATAATGAAGATGTAGTTATAAAAAGAAATTTCTTGTCAAAACCAAGAAAGGAAATTATTAGAGAAATAAATGGAGAGTTTATCGCTAAGGACGACTTTGAAGATAAGTTATCTGAATTGTTATTGCCAGACCTGAAAGAGAATAGACCAACATTCCGACAAGTTATTTCTCATAATATTCGTTATAGCGATTTGAGAATTTCCAATACATTAAAAACTCTTGATTCTTATACAACAGATGCTGAATATGAAACGTTATATTTACATTTATTCGGTTGTGATTTTACATCAGGCTATGACAAGCAAAAGATTATAGAAAAAATAAAAACAGAAAATACTTATAAAAAACGATTAGAGAAAAAACAATCTCGCAATGAATATGAAGTTCTCCTAGAATGGGTTAACGACCAGATAGAGGTGTTGAATAAAAAGAAGTCTAATCTGAATATTAATGAGGATTTTGAATCAGACATAAATTTGCTAAACAAGGTTAAGTATTCAGTAAACTCAGTAAGTTCTGAAATTGCGTCATTGAATCTGCGTAAAAATATAATTTTAGATGCTAAACAAGATTTTGAATATCAAAAATCAGGTGTAGACATACAAGTATTGGAGACTATATACCAACAAGCAGCCTCGTTGATTCCGAATTTGCAAAGAAAATTTGAGGAACTTGTAACATATCACAATCAAATGCTTGTGCAAAAAATTAAGTTTATCACTCAAGACTTACCACTTATAGAAAATAAAATTCAAGAAAAAAATAACGATCTTACTTCTCTTTTGTCCAAAGAACAAATTTTGTCTGAAAAAATTATGCAATCGGATACATTTGAAGAATTAGAAGGTATTATACAGGAACTAAATAATTTATTTAAGAAAAAGGGAGAGTATGAAAATGTAATAAATCAGATATCCGAAGTAGAGGCAAATATCAAAGAACAGAATGAGAAATTAAAAAAAATTGATGAGCAGCTATTTGCTCCTGATTTTGAATCTATTGTAAGAAATCAGTTAAAGAAATTTAATAAATTTTTCGGGGAAATCTCGAATCAGTTATACAAAGAGCAATATGCAATAACTTATAACATTGTAACTAACAGTAAAGGACAGAAAATTTATAAATTTAGTTCCTTTAATGTAAATCATAGTTCTGGGAAGAAACAAGGAGAAATATCCTGTTTTGATATAGCTTATACGTTGTTTGCTGATGAAGAAGAAATTTCATGTCTTCATTTTCTTCTAAACGATAAGAAAGAATTGATTTATGGTGAACAGTTGAAAAGAATAGCAGAGGTCGTTAATAAAAAAGATATTCAATTTGTAGCTTCTATTCTAAGAGATAAACTTCCCCCTGAATTAGATAAAGAAGAGTACTTCGTGGTTAAGTTATCACAAGACAATAAGCTGTTTAGGATAGAGAATCAATAA
- a CDS encoding L-amino acid N-acyltransferase YncA (product_source=COG1247; cath_funfam=3.40.630.30; cog=COG1247; pfam=PF13420; superfamily=55729), which translates to MIIRTATLEDAKSICDIYNHYVENTVVSFETTPVSISEMQQRISNILKEGLPYYVCELEGKIVGYCYLHNWINRSAYSRTKEVTIYLDKDCSGKGIGTILYQRLFDEAKTMDIHSVIANICVPNEGSVRLHEKFGMKQVSFFSEAGWKFGKWHDIGHWQVIIT; encoded by the coding sequence ATGATAATAAGAACAGCAACACTGGAAGATGCAAAAAGCATTTGCGACATTTACAATCATTATGTAGAGAATACAGTCGTATCGTTTGAAACTACGCCTGTAAGTATTTCGGAGATGCAACAACGCATCAGTAACATTCTGAAAGAAGGTCTGCCCTACTATGTTTGCGAACTCGAAGGCAAGATAGTTGGTTATTGCTATTTACACAACTGGATAAATAGAAGTGCTTACTCCAGAACAAAGGAAGTAACCATATATCTCGACAAAGATTGTTCAGGCAAAGGTATAGGAACTATACTTTACCAACGTTTATTCGACGAGGCAAAGACAATGGATATACATTCAGTGATTGCTAACATCTGTGTCCCCAACGAGGGAAGTGTCCGCCTACACGAAAAGTTTGGAATGAAACAAGTTTCTTTCTTTAGTGAGGCTGGCTGGAAGTTTGGCAAGTGGCACGATATAGGACACTGGCAAGTGATTATAACGTAG
- a CDS encoding dihydroneopterin aldolase (product_source=KO:K01633; cath_funfam=3.30.1130.10; cog=COG1539; ko=KO:K01633; pfam=PF02152; smart=SM00905; superfamily=55620; tigrfam=TIGR00525): MTQYIELTQMTFWGYHGVMPQEKKVGNTYTVDLKVYFDFTAAMESDDLNDTINYASIYDIVKGEMQISSDLIEHLTWRIVKKVKESFPQITSIDIRLAKKNPPFGGDIKEAAVVLSCEF, translated from the coding sequence ATGACACAATACATAGAACTAACTCAGATGACTTTTTGGGGTTATCACGGCGTGATGCCGCAGGAAAAGAAAGTTGGAAATACTTATACAGTCGACCTTAAAGTTTATTTCGACTTTACTGCCGCTATGGAGTCTGATGATTTGAACGATACTATAAACTATGCGTCGATTTATGACATTGTTAAAGGCGAGATGCAAATTTCTTCCGATTTGATTGAGCACTTAACTTGGCGCATTGTAAAGAAAGTCAAAGAGAGTTTTCCACAAATCACATCTATTGATATTCGTTTGGCAAAGAAAAACCCTCCCTTTGGAGGTGATATAAAGGAGGCTGCGGTAGTCTTATCTTGCGAATTTTAA
- a CDS encoding hypothetical protein (product_source=Hypo-rule applied; cath_funfam=2.40.420.10; pfam=PF13151; superfamily=56399): protein MKVYHGSLVQVPNPNIEKGRQSTDFGKGFYTTTNIEQAKRWAQKKLKSAKEGDKAVVNIYEVDDNLLTNPKYNIKKFENPNEEWLNFVVECRRTTLHKYDIVFGAVANDKIYTTITLYEAQVLTAEETVARLKVDDYFNQISFHSQSAVDELVFVDAEEVTLE, encoded by the coding sequence ATGAAAGTATATCACGGTTCGCTTGTGCAAGTGCCTAATCCTAATATAGAAAAAGGTCGCCAAAGTACCGACTTCGGGAAAGGGTTTTATACCACAACTAATATTGAACAGGCTAAACGATGGGCTCAGAAGAAGTTGAAATCGGCAAAAGAAGGCGATAAAGCAGTAGTGAATATATATGAAGTTGATGACAATCTACTTACTAATCCCAAATACAATATTAAAAAGTTTGAGAATCCTAACGAAGAATGGTTAAACTTTGTAGTTGAGTGCAGAAGAACCACACTTCATAAGTATGATATTGTTTTTGGCGCAGTGGCAAATGATAAAATCTATACTACAATAACATTATACGAAGCACAAGTTTTAACTGCCGAAGAAACTGTAGCACGCTTAAAGGTTGATGATTATTTTAATCAAATATCATTTCATAGCCAAAGCGCAGTTGACGAATTAGTGTTTGTCGATGCAGAAGAAGTTACTTTAGAATAA
- a CDS encoding amidophosphoribosyltransferase (product_source=KO:K00764; cath_funfam=3.60.20.10; cog=COG0034; ko=KO:K00764; pfam=PF13522; superfamily=53271,56235) has product MEQLKHECGVALVRLLKPMEYYVEKYGTWKYGLNKLYLLMEKQHNRGQEGAGVGCVNATANPGTEYIFRERAMGSGAIVEVFDNINNTIDQIAGKKDSNIPFCGEAYMGHLRYSTTGRSGLAYVHPFLRRNQKRKRSLMLCGNFNLTNVDEIFEYLVDRGEHPRLYSDTFMLLEMLGSLMDETVGNINLANILKEASPLWDGGYVICGLTGTAEMFALRDPSGIRPAFYYYDDEIAVLASERPVIQTVMNVNVEDIKELQPGEAFFVRDNNKISLEQILQPKNVKPCSFERIYFSRGSDCDIYKERKMLGHLLIPSILDAIDNDLENTVFSFIPNTAEVAFYGMMEGLDEYSKENKLTFRIRREKVAIKDIKLRTFITEGIARDDLATHVYDVTYGSIRPYVDNLVIIDDSIVRGTTLKQSIIKILDRLHPRKIIILSSAPQVRYPDCYGIDMNRMDEFVAFRAAIALLKERGMENIIEETYQKCKAQIDLPKEEIVNYVKDIYSPFSDEEISQKIAEILTPKDTQAQVQIVYQSLEGLHQACPNHSGDWYFSGDYPTPGGNRVVNKAFIEYAKSNI; this is encoded by the coding sequence ATGGAACAATTAAAACATGAATGTGGGGTGGCTTTAGTTCGCCTATTGAAACCAATGGAATATTATGTTGAGAAGTACGGAACGTGGAAGTATGGATTAAACAAACTATATCTATTGATGGAAAAACAACACAATAGAGGACAAGAAGGTGCTGGAGTTGGTTGTGTAAATGCAACGGCAAATCCCGGTACTGAGTATATATTCAGAGAGCGTGCTATGGGGAGTGGTGCTATAGTTGAAGTGTTTGATAACATTAATAATACGATAGACCAAATAGCTGGTAAAAAAGATTCAAATATCCCTTTTTGTGGTGAAGCTTATATGGGACATCTTCGTTACAGTACTACCGGACGCTCAGGCTTGGCGTATGTACATCCGTTCTTAAGAAGAAATCAGAAGCGCAAACGCAGTCTTATGCTTTGTGGCAATTTCAACCTTACTAATGTTGATGAGATTTTTGAATACTTGGTTGATAGAGGAGAGCACCCTCGCTTATATTCCGACACTTTTATGTTGCTCGAAATGCTCGGTAGCTTGATGGACGAGACTGTTGGGAATATCAATTTGGCAAATATACTAAAAGAAGCTTCGCCTTTATGGGACGGAGGTTATGTTATTTGCGGACTTACAGGTACGGCAGAAATGTTTGCTTTGCGCGATCCTTCTGGTATTCGTCCTGCCTTTTATTATTATGATGATGAGATAGCAGTTTTAGCATCAGAACGTCCCGTTATACAAACCGTTATGAACGTAAATGTTGAAGATATAAAAGAACTTCAGCCTGGCGAAGCTTTTTTTGTAAGAGACAATAATAAGATAAGCTTAGAACAAATACTTCAACCTAAAAATGTTAAGCCTTGTTCGTTCGAAAGAATATATTTTTCACGAGGTAGTGATTGCGACATCTACAAAGAACGTAAAATGTTAGGGCATTTACTTATACCTTCAATATTAGATGCTATAGACAACGACTTAGAAAATACCGTATTTTCCTTTATTCCCAACACAGCCGAAGTGGCATTCTACGGAATGATGGAAGGACTTGATGAATATTCTAAAGAAAACAAATTGACTTTCCGCATAAGAAGAGAAAAGGTAGCTATTAAAGATATTAAGTTACGTACCTTTATAACGGAAGGAATTGCCAGAGACGACCTTGCTACTCACGTCTATGACGTTACTTATGGCTCAATTCGTCCTTATGTCGACAATTTAGTTATTATAGATGATAGTATAGTTAGGGGTACTACTCTAAAACAAAGTATTATTAAGATACTCGACCGCCTACACCCTCGCAAGATAATAATTCTTTCTTCTGCACCACAAGTTCGTTATCCCGATTGTTATGGTATAGATATGAATCGTATGGACGAGTTTGTCGCCTTTCGCGCAGCTATTGCTTTGCTTAAAGAGCGAGGAATGGAAAATATTATAGAGGAAACTTATCAAAAATGTAAAGCTCAAATTGATTTACCAAAAGAAGAGATTGTAAATTATGTAAAAGACATTTACAGTCCTTTCAGCGACGAAGAAATATCACAAAAGATTGCTGAGATACTCACACCGAAAGACACTCAGGCGCAAGTACAAATAGTTTATCAATCTTTAGAAGGATTGCACCAAGCTTGTCCTAACCATTCGGGCGACTGGTACTTCTCTGGAGATTATCCTACACCTGGAGGAAACAGAGTGGTAAACAAAGCTTTTATAGAGTACGCTAAGAGTAATATTTAG
- a CDS encoding hypothetical protein (product_source=Hypo-rule applied; transmembrane_helix_parts=Outside_1_45,TMhelix_46_65,Inside_66_75), giving the protein MLLPDNIHPENSIYYNGALVLELIQQHKCIELTELYILVKNKKNMSYPILILCLDWLYLLNVAIINKKGEVCLCF; this is encoded by the coding sequence ATGCTACTACCTGATAATATTCATCCTGAAAATAGCATTTACTATAATGGTGCGCTTGTGTTGGAATTGATACAACAACACAAGTGTATTGAACTTACAGAATTATATATTCTTGTCAAAAATAAAAAGAATATGAGTTACCCTATTCTGATTTTATGTTTGGATTGGCTTTACTTACTGAATGTGGCTATTATAAATAAGAAAGGAGAAGTTTGTTTATGTTTTTAA